A stretch of the Lolium perenne isolate Kyuss_39 chromosome 3, Kyuss_2.0, whole genome shotgun sequence genome encodes the following:
- the LOC127341391 gene encoding uncharacterized protein: MADDDQSQQPPRYWFPYWSGVPQPPPPSRPSRPPVRPQLSRRLSPPSPAAAPSSPRRPSPSQNRQQPTTTTTATRGAAPPCPPQSQVSRPSPSRSSPLAPIREPPAAAPSNNSNAGGATAPEPAKPPAKPVVLLLPAFPEASPRQKDAAVVLPLVKPIAQVQQPAASEIKPHGGHGKAVDKEHKPHHQKEEKEDKKDEHKSKDKEKEKDHKEKKDETKKEKEVKDKEKKHHAGEDAKHKEVKAEHGKLHREIKAGVADMVHKASGSGHAAGPGTSVITLAGENKGASMNVGGGKSKNGGEWHGHGYRLDGGSGSDGKKAAGKPGMMTALINSNVQVINNSLLLQSSCNGGDPGVHLKLSAKSASKEKQKHAPGGDKVAAASAGKK; this comes from the coding sequence ATGGCGGACGACGACCAGAGCCAGCAGCCCCCGCGCTACTGGTTCCCGTACTGGAGCGGCGTCCCgcagccgccgccaccgtcccgcCCATCCCGGCCCCCGGTCCGCCCGCAGCTGTCCAGGCGGCTGTCCCCGCCGTCGCCGGCCGCAGCGCCGTCCTCTCCACGGCGGCCTTCGCCGTCTCAGAACCGCCAGCAACCGACTACCACCACCACGGCGACGAGAGGTGCCGCTCCTCCTTGTCCTCCGCAGAGTCAGGTGTCCCGGCCGTCCCCGTCTCGATCCTCGCCGCTCGCGCCCATCAGAGAGCCGCCGGCGGCGGCTCCGTCCAACAACTCCAACGCCGGCGGAGCTACCGCGCCGGAACCGGCCAAGCCGCCTGCTAAGCCGGTAGTTCTGCTTCTGCCAGCTTTTCCTGAGGCTTCTCCTAGGCAGAAGGACGCCGCCGTCGTCCTCCCGCTGGTGAAGCCCATCGCGCAAGTGCAACAGCCTGCTGCTTCTGAGATCAAGCCGCACGGTGGCCACGGCAAGGCCGTAGATAAAGAACACAAGCCGCATCATCAGAAGGAAGAGAAAGAGGATAAGAAGGACGAGCACAAAAGCAAAGACAAGGAGAAAGAAAAGGATCACAAAGAGAAGAAAGATGAAaccaagaaggagaaggaggTAAAGGACAAGGAGAAGAAGCACCATGCCGGCGAGGACGCCAAGCACAAGGAGGTCAAGGCCGAGCACGGGAAGCTGCACAGGGAGATCAAGGCGGGCGTGGCCGACATGGTGCACAAGGCCTCCGGCTCCGGGCACGCGGCGGGGCCAGGGACTAGCGTGATCACGCTGGCGGGGGAGAACAAGGGCGCGTCCATGAACGTGGGCGGCGGCAAGAGCAAGAACGGTGGCGAGTGGCACGGTCATGGCTATCGGCTCGACGGAGGTAGCGGCAGCGACGGGAAGAAGGCGGCCGGCAAGCCCGGGATGATGACGGCGCTGATAAACAGCAACGTGCAGGTGATCAACAACTCGCTGCTGCTGCAGAGTTCCTGCAACGGCGGGGACCCTGGCGTGCACCTCAAGCTCTCCGCCAAGTCCGCCAGCAAGGAGAAGCAGAAGCACGCCCCCGGCGGCGACAAGGTTGCAGCGGCCTCTGCTGGAAAGAAGTGA